In Nerophis lumbriciformis linkage group LG14, RoL_Nlum_v2.1, whole genome shotgun sequence, a single genomic region encodes these proteins:
- the LOC133616677 gene encoding ras-related protein Rab-8A has protein sequence MAKTYDYLFKLLLIGDSGVGKTCVLFRFSEDAFNSTFISTIGIDFKIRTIELDGKKIKLQIWDTAGQERFRTITTAYYRGAMGIMLVYDITNEKSFDNIKNWIRNIEEHASADVERMVLGNKCDVNDKRQVSREKGEKLALEYGIKFMETSAKSNINVENAFLSLARDIKAKIDKKLEGNNPQGSSQGVKITEQPKKSSFFRCSLL, from the exons ATGGCGAAGACTTACGATTACTTGTTTAAACTACTTTTAATCGGCGATTCCGGGGTCGGGAAGACGTGTGTGCTCTTCAGATTCTCAGAGGACGCCTTCAACTCAACGTTTATCTCCACTATAG GTATTGACTTCAAGATAAGAACAATAGAATTAGATGGCAAGAAGATCAAGCTACAGATATG GGATACAGCAGGACAGGAGAGGTTCAGGACCATCACAACAGCCTACTACAGAGGAGCCATG GGCATCATGCTAGTGTACGACATTACCAACGAGAAGTCCTTTGACAACATCAAGAATTGGATACGAAACATAGAAGAG CATGCCTCTGCAGATGTGGAGAGGATGGTCCTTGGGAACAAATGTGACGTAAACGACAAGCGTCAGGTTTCCAGAGAAAAAGGAGAGAAG CTGGCCTTGGAGTATGGTATCAAGTTCATGGAGACCAGCGCAAAGTCCAACATCAACGTGGAAAAT GCCTTCCTATCCCTCGCCAGAGATATCAAAGCCAAGATCGACAAGAAGCTG GAGGGCAACAACCCACAAGGCAGCAGTCAAGGAGTCAAGATCACGGAACAGCCCAAGAAGAGTAGTTTCTTCCGCTGCTCGCTCCTGTGA
- the tpm4a gene encoding tropomyosin 4a isoform X5, which yields MKVIETRAMKDEEKMEIQEMQLKEAKHIAEEADRKYEEVARKLVILELDLERAEERAELSECKAGDLEEELKNVTNNLKSLEAQSEKYSEKEDKYEEEIKVLTDKLKEAETRAEFAERSVAKLEKSIDDLEEKLSHAKEENVGMHQVLDQTLQELNSL from the exons ATGAAGGTGATCGAAACCCGAGCCATGAAGGACGAGGAGAAGATGGAGATTCAGGAGATGCAGCTGAAGGAGGCCAAGCACATCGCAGAAGAGGCCGACCGCAAATATGAAGAG GTGGCTCGCAAGCTGGTGATCCTGGAGTTGGACTTGGAGAGAGCCGAGGAGCGGGCCGAGCTCTCAGAATG TAAAGCCGGCGACTTGGAGGAGGAGCTGAAAAATGTCACCAACAACCTGAAGTCCTTAGAAGCCCAATCTGAAAAG TACTCTGAAAAAGAGGACAAGTACGAGGAGGAGATCAAAGTTCTGACTGACAAGCTGAAGGAG GCTGAAACCCGTGCAGAGTTTGCAGAGAGGTCCGTTGCCAAACTGGAAAAGTCCATCGATGACCTGGAAG AGAAATTGTCACACGCCAAAGAGGAGAACGTGGGTATGCATCAAGTCCTGGACCAGACCCTGCAGGAACTGAACAgcttataa